Sequence from the Flavobacteriales bacterium genome:
AGGAACTGATCATCCTTATCACGGCATTCCACGCGCATGCTTATCTCCACATCATCTTTGACCACCAAGGGTCTGACCGTGAGGTTATGGGGTGCTTTGGGTGTGATGATGAAGCAATCGGTATTGGGAGCCACGATCGGTCCGCCACAACTCAGATTATAGGCCGTGGATCCGGTAGGGGTGGAGATGATCAGACCATCTGCCCAATAGGAGGTGAGGAACTTCCCATCGATGTGGATGTGGATGATGACCATGGAGGAAGTGTCCTTTTTATGTACGGCTACCTCATTGAGTCCATAGTTGGTCTCTCCGAAAATTTCTTCTTCGGTCTCTACACTCAATAGTGTGCGCTCTTTTACCGAGTAGTGATCACTCAATAGCGCATCCAGACTCTGGTCGATCCGATTGGTGGCGATATAGGCCAAGAATCCCAAACGGCCCGTATTTATACCGATCACCGGGATACCGCTATCCCTGACCAAGAGTAGGGTGTTTAAGAAAGTTCCATCTCCACCAATACTGAAAAGCACCTCTACGTGGGTCGTAAGGTCTTGATGGTCTTGGAAGGAATGATGGGCAGGGAGAGCCACATTCTTCTGAGCGAGATGTTCTGCAAAATCTGAATGGATGGCCAAGCTCTCGGCCTCCTTGTCCAGTCTTTTCAAGAGGTTCTGAATGTCAAGGATGAAATCATCATTGAGTTCAGTTCCGTAGATGCCGATTCTCATGGTCGAGCTTGCGTTTTGCTGGATAAAGGTAGACCTTTCATCGGGTCTTATATGGATTTTCTGT
This genomic interval carries:
- a CDS encoding NAD kinase, yielding MRIGIYGTELNDDFILDIQNLLKRLDKEAESLAIHSDFAEHLAQKNVALPAHHSFQDHQDLTTHVEVLFSIGGDGTFLNTLLLVRDSGIPVIGINTGRLGFLAYIATNRIDQSLDALLSDHYSVKERTLLSVETEEEIFGETNYGLNEVAVHKKDTSSMVIIHIHIDGKFLTSYWADGLIISTPTGSTAYNLSCGGPIVAPNTDCFIITPKAPHNLTVRPLVVKDDVEISMRVECRDKDDQFLLSMDSRSVSYDSDKEIIIRKAPFNLNIVRPEGSYFFKTMRRKLKWGLDSRN